The genomic segment TATGAGAAAGTTTTAGAAGGGACTATTTCGATTGAAAAAGTTAAAGAAATAGGCTTTGTAGCTACATATAAAAATATATTAAAGAACAACTCTTTATATGTATATAAAGAAAATATGATTAAAGAAAATGCAGAAGAAGATGTTGGTAGTCAAAATATACCTATTAGAATTTTAATGAAAGATAAAGAAGTTTATGATTTTTGCAAAAAAGATACCAAAAGAATATATTTTATTCTAGAGAGGCTGATTAAAGATAAAAATAATATCTTGTCAGATCTTATTATTGATTATGAAAATCATAGAAAAGATAAAAAGAAAAAAGTTAACTCTTGATTATTATTATATAATATACTATTATCAAATTAGGTTAGAGAACTTTTCTCTCTCCGTTTTCAGTAGTAAAATATTTGCCCATAGGGGCTTTTTTTGTGTCTGCTAATTCTGCATGAACTAGTATTTTTAAATTTCCTAAATAAGAGTATAATAAATATATGTTAGAGACAAAAGTTAATGAAAACGATGTATATAATGAGCTCGTTAGATTAGGTATGAATAAAATATTAGCAAGTGATTTGGCTACTAGATTTTATCATAATGAAATAACAATAAAGGATTTAGAGATTATTAAACTAGAGCTTCAGGGTTTTGTAAGAGATGAAGTTAGCACTGTAAAAGATGAAATTAATATTGTAAAAGGAGAAATTAAAAGCTTAAAAACCGAATTCGATAGTAAATTAAAACTTCATAATTGGATGATAGGAATTGTATTAGCCTCTCAAGGCGCGATAGTAGGTATTTTAGTTAGTCTATTCTTTTATATAGTGAATAAATTGTAAAATAAATAAAGTGAACTATTACTTTTATAATCTTTTAAAAGATTATAAAAGTAATATATTCCCATTGGCAATTATATAAAGCTTAAGTTATCGACAAGTATCTTCCGAGTTATAAGATATTTATTTTTTAAGCTATAAATACTTTTTTTGATTTAATGAAAAAATGTTTTGTTAATTTTTAACATTAAACTAATAGAGAGGCTTTAAAAATTGCTTAAAGTAAAAAGAATTTTATGAAAAGGATATAAGTATCTTAAATATATTTTTTTATATTGTTTTTTATTCTTGTTTACCAACACTAGAATATTTAGAAAGTGTCAAGGCTGGATTTTGGGTTTTAAGCCAATTGAAGAGGATATGAAAGAAAATAATAAAATAATTACAAGGGATTTATTAGATGAGATTTTTTAAAATAATAAAGATTATTTAAACAAGATATTTAAAGAATATTCTGATTTAAATTTTTAAAAAATAAAGCAAAACATATAAGTAATTACTTGTAAAATTTAAACAATTTTTATGCAATTATCATTAATTGTATTTGTATGCCAATACAATCCCAATTGTCAATTTAAAACTTCAGTAATAAGTTTTGTTGATTGCTTTTTAAATTTAAAGTTTTTAACGAAGTCTATTTATTATTAGATTGTAAAAATTATTGTCTTACATCTATTTAATAACTTGTTTAAACAATAAAGCCCATCTTTATTAAAGATAGGCTTTTATATTGTTACAATTTTAATACGACTTAAAAGTTTTTTATTGAAAGTATGTCACTTTTTAGCTTTTCTGCTTCTTCCTAGTTTTCTTCAATTTGTTTTATAATTTCCTCTACATAAAGTTTAAGCTTGATGGTATCTGTTTGTATAGAATTCTTATCATTCTGATAATCTAATAAAAGTTGTTTTAACATTTTTGAGACGATTGCTTTTGTAGATAATAATTTTTCAAACAAATCTTTAAGATTCTCTAAATCCGAAATCTCTAGTTTGTCTAGATTGTCTTTTTTGGGATATAGATGACTAATTATGTAGTCGACTATTACCCCCAATGAGCTAGAGGTATTAAATATGCCTTCTACTTCATTTGCCAATATTATAATTTCTGAAAATTTCTTTAATTCACCAGTATCTATATCATTTAAGATCTCGTAAGCCAATTTTCTATAGGCTTTAGATCTTTCGGAATTATCGGATACTGTTTCGCGTGGTTCTTCATGCCATCTCAATTTTTTGAAAGCCCATATTCCATATTGGTCCGAAGGTTCTTCTTCTAATCTTTTTTCATATTTTTCTTTATCTGAGTTTGCTGTTTCTATTAAGTTTCTTAAATCATTAAGCAGCATGTTTTTTTCTTTGATTTTGGTTTGCTACTTCTTGATTTTTTTGGTTTACTTCTGTTTTAGGGCTTAATCTTTTTTTATTAGATTTTATTCTTTTTTTATTAGAATGATACCTCATATCTTTTTGATTGGTGTTAAAATCTGGATTGCAAGCTAAAAACAGAAAAACGAATATGTTTACAATTATACTATATTTCATAAATACTCTCTTGCTTAAGATCTTATACTTAATATAATTTGATAATTAATATAATCCAATACTTAATATAAAATTTATTGTATTAAGTATAGATTATTAAAATAATAATATTTTCATTGTTAGAAGTTTTATAATATTTTGATTAATTTTTAAGGCTTTAATAGATGTTAATATGTGTTTAAAAACATAAATAAGGAAGAATTAATAATGAAAGATATAAGTAGGGGGTAAAAAATCAACTAAAGGTATTAATTTAATTGCGAGGCATTCTAATTGGAATTAACCTGTAAATTATGCTATTGAAAATATTTCAGAAGAGTTTGAGCTAAATAAAAAATATTCTAGGGTTTATGTTTTTATATATTGGGCTATTATAAATAATTTTTTTTTTAAAATATTATTTATCTCGTAATACTTTTTTGTTTTTACTATTTTTGGTGTAAAACTTAATTGTCTATAGGTAGCTTAAGCTTTACACTAAAAATTATTTTATCCTAAATGTTTATTTTTCTATTTATGCACACTTTTTTGATATAATGAGAAAATATTTTATGAATTTTTGATATTAAATTAATGGAGAGGCTTTAAAAATTACTTAAAGTAAAAAGAATTTTATGAAAAAATCGATAAGTATTTTAAATATATTTTTATTTGTATTGTTTTTTTATTCTTGTTTGCCAACACTAGAATATTCAGAAAGTATCAAGGCTGGAATTTTGGATTTTAAGCCAATTAAAGAAGATAATAATAAAAATATTGAAGAATATAGTAAAAAAAATATTAAAGAAGATAATAACAATATTTATTGTGTTGATGAAGAATTTAGGTTAAACGAAATAAAAGAGGGAGAAGTTTCGCAATTATTTGCAAGAGGTTATGTTACATGGGTAAAATCTGGTAATTTAAGAGCTATAAAAGATAAAAACAATAATTTGATTCAAGATCTTAAAGGACTTAAGTATTCGTATATTTTTTCACCCATTCGATTTAAAACTTTATCATTATTATGGTTTAGCTATACTTATTATATTAATGATAATAACTATAAGATATTGGGCAATGAAGTGCCAATAGCTAAAATAATAGCATTTGAGTCAACTAAAGAGTTTGAAGATAATTATGAAGTTAAAAGTCTAAAGTTAATTTCTGAGGGATCAAATATTGATTTTGAGCAATATAGAACTGGTGTTGCTAAAATTAGGTTAAAAGAGACTTCAAAAGAGTTTGGATACATTAATTCATATAATTTTGGAGTTTTTAATAATGACTTAACAAATTCTTTTAAACTTCTTTATAAGAAGAGTGGATGTGGTTATATGCTTGCGCATTTTACTATAAAAGATAAACAAGCTAATAAAGATAAAACCTATGAAATTGTATTAGATATAAAGTTGTTTGCTGATACTATTAAGCTAATATTTGATAAGTATCCAAATTTATCAACTGAAAAATTAAAGGCTCTCTATTGATGAATAATGAATGACCGAATGATATTTTGAAAATAGAAACATAAAATTCTATTTAGATTAAAAGGTTTTCTTAAAGTTTTTTATATTATGATGGTTGTTAGTCTTGTTTTATATTTTTATTAAGGGAGTATTTTCAATATTTTGTAAGATAAATTTTATTATTTAATAATAATCTAAGCTGTGATTGAATTTTATTTTTCATGATTTTATCTATTCAATAATAATAAAATAAAATTTAACACAACATTGCAAAGATATAGACGTCTTAATTAAATTTTTTGACTCATAAATAATTCTATTAAGAAATAAAATTTTCCAATTATAGCTAATGCGATTTACAATAAAATGGGGGCCAATAACTAAATCAATCTTGTTTTATTGGTTGAGCTAGGTTATTGTATATTACAATACCTCTTTAAAAGAATATATAGACTTTCTGGTTATGAGTATTGTAATTTGCTATTTTTGATAGATGCGGTACCAATTAATTGTAAGATTAAGATAAATAGTCTATTGATATTGAAAGTGTTTGGATTTAATAATATTATTATTGTTGTGTAAAATTCACCTCTACCTAAATTCAAAAGCGCTTACAATTAAATTGCGAGTGGAGAATTCTTTTGCTTTTTCAATAAAAAATTTCATCATTTAACGTTTCTGTATTCATAATAATTTGCAAAAAATAACAACTAGTCAAATTGCTTACTAGGTGTTATTTACATATAAAAAAGTTTAGATATATCCAAAGTTATTCATCATCACTGTTAACAATATTCTCTTTAATTTTTTCAAAATTAGATTTGTTTTTAAGGTATTCTTTAACCCCCTTTAATTCTGATTTTAGTTTATCTAAGTCCGATTCAATTTCGACAACCTTTACGTTTTCTTTTAGATTGGGTTCATTGCCTCCCCAAGTATATCTTTGATTGCCTACATTTAATTTAGCTCTTAAATTACTTCTAGTATCTCTTAATTTTTCCAATAACTCTTTTAAGTCTGTATCTACATCATACCAAACAGTGTGTATGGCATTACTACCATCGGTAAAATGGTCATATATAGGGCCTGTAATTTTATCTCTAGCTTCTGTTGCTGCTACTATTTCCCTCTTTACATCCTCTAAAAACAAACTTTTATGTTTGATGGCATCGATGTCTCTATTTATCTCGTCTATTTTTTTTGTAAGTATTTCGATTGTATCTTTAGTTCGTTTTTCTTCTTCTTGCCTTTGTTTTTCTTCTTCTTGCCTTTGTTTTTCTTCAGTTTTAGCTAGTTTTTGTTCTGTTTTTTCTGGACTTTGGGCACCTTTTATAGATGAAGTTCCTTGAGATTTTGTAGATTCTAATAATTCTGCAGCTTCTATGTCATTTATTGACTCAGTTGATCTTGAGCTTTCTTCTGTTGACATATCAATTGGACCATTGATCGATGATAACGACTCCTCTATTCTCTTATTATTTACAGATTCTTCTACTTTGATTTTTGTTGCTATATCTGTTCCAGATAAATCAGCTGCACTTTTTCTTGATCTTGATACTGGGATTTTACTTTTTCCCAGATCTGTTAAAGTAGATGTCTCTTTACTTGTTTTTTCTTTTTGATTGGGGCTAAAGTCTGGATTGCAGGAAGTTAAAAATAAAAAGACAAACATGCTCGCAATTATATTATATTTCATAAAAATACTCTCCTTATTTAAAATATAATAATTAATATAATTCAATAATTAGTATAATACAATACTTAATATAAATTGTATTCTATTAAATATTGATTATTGGAATATATTTGCATTACCATAAGCTTATAATCTTCCATTATTAATTCTTCCTTATTTATGTTTTTAACACAATATTGATTGGTCTTTATTATCATCTATTAAAGTCTTTAAAAATTAATCAAAACATTTATAAACAGGGTTTTAAAAAAATCAACTAAAGGGGTGTTGATTTAAGCGTAAAGCATTCTAATTTAAATTATCTTCCACAGAAACAAGTATTTAAACTTATAATTCTTTTGTTTATATTTTTAATAAAATTTGATTTTAATAAAATCATTATTATTTAATTTTTATGCATGTGTTTATAAATTAAATTTATA from the Borreliella spielmanii genome contains:
- a CDS encoding chromosome replication/partitioning protein, whose protein sequence is MEKKENKKQVTLYKRVEIPTGEELNLDNNQDEELINYNKLKEQLKLNLKSDINNKIQRMKILYEIKQKELYKYDGFKSFKQFIRSYVMARSQAYMYLKIYEKVLEGTISIEKVKEIGFVATYKNILKNNSLYVYKENMIKENAEEDVGSQNIPIRILMKDKEVYDFCKKDTKRIYFILERLIKDKNNILSDLIIDYENHRKDKKKKVNS
- the bdr gene encoding Bdr family repetitive protein, with product MLETKVNENDVYNELVRLGMNKILASDLATRFYHNEITIKDLEIIKLELQGFVRDEVSTVKDEINIVKGEIKSLKTEFDSKLKLHNWMIGIVLASQGAIVGILVSLFFYIVNKL
- a CDS encoding S2/P23 family protein encodes the protein MKKSISILNIFLFVLFFYSCLPTLEYSESIKAGILDFKPIKEDNNKNIEEYSKKNIKEDNNNIYCVDEEFRLNEIKEGEVSQLFARGYVTWVKSGNLRAIKDKNNNLIQDLKGLKYSYIFSPIRFKTLSLLWFSYTYYINDNNYKILGNEVPIAKIIAFESTKEFEDNYEVKSLKLISEGSNIDFEQYRTGVAKIRLKETSKEFGYINSYNFGVFNNDLTNSFKLLYKKSGCGYMLAHFTIKDKQANKDKTYEIVLDIKLFADTIKLIFDKYPNLSTEKLKALY